TCACCTTGTCTTCATCAGTGGGTGAAACTGTTAAAAGaggctatttttttgtttgtttgtttgtttgtttgtttgtttgtttgcctgcAACCATGTTATACCACTTCCTGCAATTTGGGTCATGTTCTTTTTTGTGGGATATAGTCGTTACACGGTTGTTctgtttaataaataacaaatccTTTCGACTTCGAGAAGTAGCCTAAACCTACAGGCTAGTCCTGCTGAAATGCTTCCTTTAACTAAAGTTTGAGAACCCGTTCTCATCGTCTCCGAACATCAACCTCCCTTGTTAATATATGTATGCTTTGCCATTACAAAAAGAGTTGTTTCACACTTACAAAGGAGGCCATTTCTGGTTTCATAATGGCAAAGCATATATATTTTACATGGAATAAATACAAATGGAAATGGGGTAGTACAACATTTAAAACTGTAGTTTGTATATGTTACATGAGTAATGATTACCTAAACGTTGTTTCTTAGAGCAGTAAAAAATGCATGGTAGCCTTGTGCTAATGCGTGATTCATGAATTTTCAGCTAATACGGCATTGCTAGCCGACCTGTCGTTTAGAAACACAACACCGACACGGATTCGAGTGGATTATAGAAACTGGTGATGTCGAGTTGGCAAGTGGTAAATCGTATTTGAATTTACGAATACGCAATATAGAAACCACCCTCAGATTAATTTGTAAACTATATATatgttaatgtaatttaaactGAAAGTAAGGTATCACATGTGCATGTGGGTTTAAAGACACAGAAAGgactactgtactgtttttaGTTTGGGCAAGCAAAGTGTGGTTTATGTGCTTAAAGAAATTTTTCCAGGGAATTTTGAATGTCTCAGGGGATTGGAGGGAAGTCACATGGTTCTTTGTGAACAGTGAGTTCTGAattactaaatatatatatatatatatatatatatatatatatatatatatatatatatatatatatatatatatatatatttcagacaCCAATGTGATCCGAGAAGGAGGTAAAAAAACAATTTTCACCTGTCTGAATTCGATTCAATCTCAGGGAAAGGACCTGTAGACACTGAGTCACTTTTACAAATGATATCCAAGCAAAACAGTATGTAGGCTGTTGAGAATCAATTAGTAAAACAGCAAGATCATACTCAGGTTAAAGTTAAATTACTTTTGCAGTAAACAAACCGGATTCTCAAGAATCCATGCTTTCCTGAAATAAATTAGAAACTTTGGATAAAATCAGTAAATGTATTATATCTTAGTGTTAAATTGAATGTGTATGGGTGACATTGCAGCTTTAAGCCATACTATAGGCACTGTTGTGCACATTCCTGTATTAAGAAGGCTGTAAAATGAGGGCCgtgcgtctgcgggcttgcctgtaagctgctcaaagctgtgttgtcctctgacactgtagctctgggctggctgcacggcgggcctgcagagtgaaaagaagcaattggctgacagcacatgcttcggaggacagcgtgtgtttgtcttcgccactTCCGAGTCAATGCAGGGGTGGTAGCTatgggctgagcctaaatacaattgggcatttcaaattgagagaaaaacagggtaaaaattaattggtgactactaaatttaaaagaaaagaaaaacaaactgtaaaacaaGCTTTAACTGTGTCTTGCCTGGTCTTTCTTTTAGTACCATATGATGAAAGCCCTGCCAGACCCTACTGGTCATACTCCACCACAGACTTCTGGAGATACATTGAGTACTTCAGAAGCATTGGGGTCTACAACCAGATTAACGAGATGGCCAGGACATTTTTCGCTCACCAGCACCTGGGCGATACAATGGGCTACGATGCTGTTGAGTCAGAACATGAGCATTGAAGAGCCTTTCACTCAGCAATACAACAGTATGTACAGCTGAATGTAGTCTTAGTTGTCATAACAAGCCTTTAATTGGGGTTTAGCCTTAGAGGATGTATACTATATTCTGGTTACATTCTACAGTAATGTTGCAATCCTCTGTTTTCAGCTGTGTTGCATATATAAACATGGCTTTAAGTGTATTATGTGATAATAGATGAGATGTATTTGGTGCTGTAATATTAAATGTTTATAAACTACTTGCTggtgtatgtttttattaatttgagaaacaCACTGGCTATGTTTACATGTTTTCTCTATGATATTCCTAGTCCTATTCTGTTTTTTGTCACagcatgggtttacaacaaaaatCAAAGTGGGTGTCACTTTTGGAAATTAAGAAGGAGCTATGCTAATACTGTGGAGATGCTCTATTACCACAAATGAAGAAAtatctggctcttttgcatagagGTTAAGACAATCGTTTGAAGTTTGCAATTATTCTATATAGCCAAAATGGCAGCATTCCGAAGCTATTTTAACTTGAACTGAAGAACTGCTCACTTTCCAGTAACTAAACTCCTcctccaacaaaacaaacaaacaaactaagcACTGAAACCAATAATATCAACCAATATATCAGTAAAATGTCAATAAGCAATTATCATACGTTATAAGCTTTGCAAGCTCTCTCAAAAGGTTCTATCATCTAGTAGTGGACCTTGACTTTCATTTCATTAGTGCCCTCCTTTTCAGCACGGCACAATCTGCCATCACAGTCCACTAGCGGTGTCCTCAGCAACAGACAATATCTCTTAAAGCATGTCCACCGTCTTTAACCAGGTACAGTACAAATGCTATGTTTGTTTCGTGGTTGCAGATAATGAAATGCAGAATTCTACATTTTGCCTATAATACATGACCAGATCATGCAATAGTGCAAGCATGATGATACAGGATACTATTAATGTCATCATCATTATTCCTGCTCCATAAAATTAAGAGGACATTTTGCACCTGTTTCTTGGAGTGTTGTGCTTACAGTGTTAAGAAAGTGGTAATTCTAACTGATTGTGGTTGTTacaattaaaattatttaaaatatgtaaactgAGAGAAATTATGCTATTTTTCTATCTTTGCACTGCAGTTCACCAGTCtggtgaaaataataataataataataataataataataataataataataataataataatacagttgatCTACAGTATAACAAGCGCAGTATTAAAAAGTAATGCACTCTGAGGAGCTTTAGCCCCAGGTGCTATTTCAGTAGTTTTTTCCTCTCTCATTTCTACAGTGTTAGCAATCATTCGGATTGGTTCTCAGTTCTGTTACTGGCTGGTAATTGGCTGCCATCTTTGGCACATGTGAGAAATATTGTGatactgtgacctttcaactctgttggctcTGCCTACTGTAATGTATCACAAAATGGGTTTAGTAATTTAAGCAAGTTAGTAGACTAATTCAAAACTGTAATAAGCGTAACACCACTTGAAATAACCTTCCCAATATAGAATGTAATAAAGATGTTTTtgacataataaataaaatacagcagcagTATATTAGAAATTGTGCAGAGGATCAACTTGAAACAAACGAAGTTCATGTTTTCATTAAACATGCAGAGGCTCATTTCTATATATCAATACATtacaaacataagaacatttacaaacgagaggaggccattcagcccatcttgctcgtttggttgttagtagcttattgatcccagaatctcatcaagccgcttcttgaatgatcccagggtgtcagcttcaacaacattactggggagttggttccagaccctcacaattctctgtgtaaaaaagtgcctcctattttctgttctgaatgcccctttatctaatctccatttgtgacccctggtccttatttcttttttcaggtcaaaaaagtcccctgggtcgacattgtctataccttttagggttTTGAATGTTTGAGTCAGaccgccgcgtagtcttctttgttcaagactgaatagattcaattcttttagcctgtctgcatacgacatgccttttaaacccgggataattctggttgctcttctttgcactctttctagagcagcaatatcctttttgtaacgaggtgaccagaactgaacacaatattctagatgaggtcttactaatgcattgtaaagttttaacattaagttttaaagttttaaacaaCCTATTCGACCTTTAGGATTCCACAGACAGCTCCTTTTCCAGCTTTACCTATCCTACCAATATACCACAGCCTCAGATGCATTCATTTCACCACCATTGTCTAAGTTTATTGTGGAGTTTATTTTTAATCCTTTTGTGCTTTGAAAAATTAGAGCAAACTAATAAATCCTTCGTGTTATGCTTCAATTTCACTAAAGAACTTTCACCCTGCTGGCATCTATCCAAACTAGTCACATTATATTTAAATTGTTGCTGTTACAATTGCCTACCACTAGAGAGCAGCACATATTGCAGAACAATTTTAACCATTCGGGTGTTGCTACGATTACAAGGTCCTTGAGATTTGAGCTCATAAAAGGTTAAAGACAATTTCACAGACTACAGTCAACTACGTTCCTAGACGCTATATGGAAAGCATCgccataattaaaatgcaatccTAGTGTTAGTTATTTTTACCACAGAGAATGCCAGTTGTGATGAAttgtgaggttttttttgttgctgtgggCTAATGTCCACTGCAGCTTGTGTGACTTCACTTTTGAGCGGGATTTGAACCAATGTGAAATAAATGAAAGCATTTGCCGCTTTATTTAGTCAGTTCTCTCTTCAatgacattttgttttcattattgaaACATTGGCTTCTTGACTTCAGTCTTACTGTACATTTTACCCTACACACATCCCACAGGGAGTCAGTATTATGTACCATAGACACAAACAACCCAAATACACACTATTCCTCTGTAACAATGCAACCTTGGACAAGagcttgcatttttaaaatacaactgCAGAGGGCAGTATGTAATTGAGTGGCAGGCACCCTGTATTCTAAACCCCTTAATAACAGGTAGGCAAGAAACGATACCACAGACTCCCCTTTCTCAGCTCCTCGAGTGCTACACAATTTACACAAGTAATGGCTCCATTGTATGCAAGGGAAACTGATTAACTGTATGCAAACTTTCAATGCAAGAATTCACCAATTgggttaattcactgttagtcCAAGTTGACAGTAATTTGAACCAGtcagatatttaaatgtatgatgcTGATGCTCAAAAGTGACCTTTCATTGTTTATTACAGTGTGGCCTAATCTGTCGAGGTACTACGTGGCTGCAGAGGCTACACATTCTCATAGATTTGCTAGAAATCCAACAAATCAGACTCATTGCAACAGTCATGGCACCTGCAGTTCAAGCACAGAGGAAAAAGTTCTACTgtcaatatataaataatgtaaagcTGCAGATCATCGTTAAACGCAGCAGTAAAATAAAGCGCATAATTctgtaaaataaattttaaagaatgcaattctgtatttaaaataaaggtaGTTCCACTTGCTCTCCACTAGTGGTCGCTCTCTAGCAGAGAAGGTAGTTTATTTCCAAGTGGCGACGTTCCTCTGCAACCAAACAGGAAGTGGTACAGGCAGACAGAAGAAAAGTTGTCTTCATTTCTTAGAAATAAATTATAAGCATGAAGCCGGCAGTTGATGAAATGTTTCCTGAAGGAGCTGGACCATATGTAGATCTTGATGAGGTTAACATATATATTTACCTGCATTTTTCAATCATATGTGGATCGTACTAATTGTAtattaatgaaagaaaaaaaaaacgctttttaTTATGATTTGAAATTGGTTTATTTTCAGGGCAAGTTGCCTTACTCATTAATAAGTCACTGAAAATGCAAGATGATGACTATGCAACTCATTTCTGTATCAAAACCTACAAACTATTATCACTTCGAATTGTCTGTGATAACTATGTAGCCGTACTGTAAATTACGTGATGAAAAtagtgttttatgtatttattattttgtagccTCAACACACATACGGTGTATTTAGTTTATATAGCATAGCAATATTAGTCTGTTTCATTTCAGTGCAGTGTTTGATATTTAATTATTTGACATGTACTTTTTTCCAGGCAGGTGGAAGCTCTGGACTTTTGATGGACTTGGCAGCCAATGAAAAAGCAGTACATGCTGATTTCTTTAACGGTAAGACATGCTTGTAGGCACAGGACATTCCCAGTGTTTAGGAGGACACATTTAGCTACAATCTGAAACACAACATACCGTACTTTGTGTGGAGTCATTTTCAAAATAATCTTTCCAAATGAtgtcaacttaaaaaaaaacatccaagtgTTTTCTACATATGCAGTGAGCTTTATTAATGTTTAGCCTATACACAAAAACACCCAAACAATTTGAAGCTACTGTAAATATTGACACCCTGTGGTATTCATATCGTAGTCAGTCATTTATCTAAATGTTGCTAGTTAATTAAATCTGTCATACTTAATTTGCTCTGTAATTGACCCAGAACATTGAtgtttataacatttaaacatgtcaACATCAAGAGATTTTGCATGCTACACATAGggacaatattaaaatgaatagacAGTCTCAATACACTTTAGGTGCCTTAAACAGGAATCTCTGGTTTCTGCTGCTTACTGACTCCTGCTGGGAAAGGTGGGGCTTGAGTAGCCTTGGGTTTCCACTTCAACCACTGCCTGCTGTTTCTATGCAGACAGTGGCAGACGTCTGTTGCTTGTGAAGAATATGTGATCATATCTTTTTGGTAATTTAACCTGGAGCTAAGTAACATAAAAGAGGATTCATTAGCGGAGTGGCTCCCCATGTGCCACACAAGTATTTGATTTAATCGGTACCATCACACATTTCTTTAATTAGCTAACCAAAGGATGTTGCACTTCATTCAGTCACTATTACAGAAAGTGTTCTCTGTAGTACTAAACACATCTTAATTTAAGCAGCACCTCCAGCAACAATTTACATTGGATGGATTGTTGGAACAGTAGTTTACCGGTATTCTTTATATCCCATGACATCACTTCCAACCAGTTCTTGCCTCTCTGCATTGGTTGCCGGTCAAGagtaggattgattttaaaattttactgttaacttataaggctgTAAATGGCTTGGCCCCAAATGACATCTCTGATTTGTTAATGAGGTACATATCCACACGTAACCTACGCTCTGCAAATTCAGGTCTGTTAAGAATTCCAAAGGCTAAGCTGCGTTCTATGGGTGACGGGGCTTTTTGCTGTTATGCGCCTAGGCTTTGGAATAATCTTCCGCAGGTGATCAAGGTCGCTGAagcttttaaaaaactaaaaacacatctCTGTGTACAGGCATTTCATCATGGTTAGGTATATGTCAAtgtgcaatgttttgttttataatctgtgcaaaatatatctatatgcttgtatatttgttgtattttggttattttttgttgtttttagcaTTATTGTTCTAAATTGTTCAGTGCTTTGAGATGCTTTCATttaggcgctatacaaaataaagatttattattattattattattattattattattattattattattattattattattattatgatgatgatgatgatgactttGACAGTAAAAGTGCTGTTTCAGACAAGTGAATCAGAGCTTACCATTTTTAagtatcataataataataataataataataataataattcaattccAAGGAGTGTATTACCTAGCAATGAATTGTCAcccattttgatttaaaaaaaaaaaaaaaagaaagaaaatggggCCACAATTCATAGAGGTCTATGGGGATCAAAACATGGTTGTGGAAGTtcagggaaaagaaaaaaaaacagaaaagcagaTGCACAGGTATCAAAAACTGTCAGAAGGTACTTTTAATCGGTACATTCTCTCACAGACTTGAACATGTCATTATATCAAGTACCAGATtgctataaaaaaacaacaaaaaaacacacacttttaaatccacacttttaaaataatccACTATATTGGTGTCATATGATCAGTACTTTATTAAATGTAAGATTGTTCCTTTAGaagttaaaaatatgtattttcattgaaAATAAGGCTAATTGAAAATATTGAGATATCTAGAAACTGCACATTCAGGCAGCTAAATGATTGACTGAGTAGCATTTGTCAGCAATACTGAGTTAAGTTATTCATCAATAACTATAAACTTACTAATAACAGatatagcagtacagtattaaacTTAGCAATAAAACAAGACAAACGTTTCTACaacaagtctttctcaatgtattTATCAGCAGTCTTTCGACAAGACTCACTCTTTGAATACATACTAGgatttttcaaatactgtatatgctgactatacataataataagtgccatatatatatatatatatatatatcaaatttaACATAGTGGTCTCAATCATTGCAACATTCCTTGATCCTGaaaccatttacttttgttaaaagtgacacgCATGCTAGAGGggtttaatcattttaaatgttattttggaCTTGGTGACTTACTTTAGAGGGGCTGTTAAGTCAAAAGGGGAATGCATGTTGTGTGTGCTTAACCCCCTACAATTAGCAGTTACCTTCACTTTTACAGGAGGCACTCAAAACCTTACAAGAGATAGAAAATGGCAACAGTCCAACTGGTAATTTGTAAATTCCAAACCTTAAAATCCACCACAGTTGTGAACTTGTGCACCATACTGGTTTCTATTTCCCAGCTGAAATATTGCTGTTAATTTACTTATTTAACTGCAAATCCATTCAATTGCATTGTTTACAGGCCTGGAGGAGGTGTTTGGATTTTAGCTGGAAAGTAATTTGATTTGTTGAATATCAGAACCCTTAATTTTGCCTAGCatcaaacaaacacatacaagtGTATTCTGTTTGGTATCCCTGTATCTGTGGTCCCTCACTCTGTCCCCAGCAACCTGTATTTTTTACTTAAGAATGATGTACAGGTTGGTACCCATCCTGCATCGCTTTTTCATGGTGCCACAAAGCAGATGGGATTGTTTAATGTGTGATCTAAAAtatacattgtaaaaatgatcAAATAGAAATCTTTATGGTAGTGTTTACTGACCACCTTTCCGTTTGTACAGTTGCAATGGGGTGTTTGTTACCATGAGAAAGTGCAACTGCAGCAGAACACAAAACAACCCCATTGCTTGCTGACCCTGCAGAACCGTTTTAACTTTCCAAAAGTAGCTTCAATGTAAGGTTTTAGTTGATTTACCTAGTCTATTACTGGTTCAGAAAGGTTCAGAAAGGAGGAATGAAAGACTGTACCAACGGTAAAACGTTTAAAGGCACTGATTAGTCTCTGACACAGCATGGGTCCTAGCTTTGTACTACTTTATACATCTAAAGTGGATCACAAATTGGAACATATGTGTCCTGCTTCAGTTGTGGAACCTTTTTTTTCTGTGGGGTACCCTTTAAGGAGAATAAAACATGGCCAAATGATTCCTCAGGAACATGTAGCTAAGTTTGCAGCTATTTTTTTCTGAACACAGTAGAGAATAAAAATATAAAGCTGCAGTGTTCCACGACAGTAAATCATTCTAACAATATTATCCGACTATGATGACTCTCGGGTTTTACATTCATCAAAATAGACAAAAGCTTTTCTTGAAACCCAACTAGGCAAATGTGTGTTTAAAATCTGCGTGTGCTCTCGCAgttcagcaagaaaaaaacatCAGTTAAAAGATGATTTGTTATACTACACTGCTGCTGTTTTCAGAACAGGCTTATAAGGTATAGTaacaccttttaaaaaatgtaaaacaaatgttgttttgTGCACAAAGTAACACTAATAGATGTAacttatacaattaaaataagatACTAATATTCGTAACTAACTTTAAGGATTGCCTATGTAATTTTGCCTATGTATTGCCCTGACTTTATACCTCCATTGCTTGGCACATGGCCCGAAATACACCTTTGTAGGAAgtaactggcttttcataactcagcaagtgcagctgtgaccttggAGGGATGATAGAACCATTGTTTCTGCTTTGAAAACAGTTTTGAGCCTaaatacaaaccataatcaaaccaattaaaactgaTCCTAAgaccatttacttttgttaaaaatgACATGCTGTAACTTTAGGTAATTGTTGCAGAACGCATAATAAACACACTATTGGAACACGTAGGCTTTTTCAGATAAACACGCACCTTGTGTTGGGCAGggtacacattgttccagttgAAATGGCACAAGCTCTTACTGTTTCATCAGCcatttgttccttttcattatacaacccgttgcttatgcttcccatttaaatggtgaaagaagtgagaaatcattaaaactgtaaacattgtgtgattttcctgtgtttaacgtaagctctgaatcaacagAGGGTTAATAAATAGCATTGTTCTTAATTGTAACTTCTtcttatctgggtttctgctgacatcggtaaagtgaagaagaaacatAAATGTTAACTTTCAATGTGTTTTGTCTCACACcgtgctagggaaataagaccaaatttggtcaaggaaattacgtaagctagttgtatatctgtgctgtacgaagTAATTTCTTTGGTCAACTCAActtaataacatctacactgagaaacagctcagaaactaacatctacactgatgccagctcagacatTACACCTTCTGAGGCCTACcatatgctgtatgtgtattttgttcttgttcctgtttttaaatagatttttaaataaaatctttcTGATTGAATTTAAGAagactaattaattatttttaagaagaaatcaaacCTCTTACATAACTATGTATAtcagagaaatgtaaaaaaaattgaaacgtATAGACATATCTTATTGATCtcatgtgattttgtttttgtttaatttttttagatTTTGAAGACCTATTTGACGATGATGATACCCAGTGATAAAACCCTGCTCATTCAAGAGTTTCCTACTTCTGTTCACATTGCAGCCTGTTTAAAAAGGACATTGTACAATAAATGCATCTAAAATGAATAGTGATGTTCCTAGACCTGCAATGACGATTCAGTGGAATTGCATTAAGCACCGATAGTGTTAAGCCATATTTTGTTACAATAAAATGCTCTAAAAGAACCCCCCTTCTTTTTTTCCAGATGTTGCAACATTCTAAAAATCCCTAACATTCCACTatttatgttaaaatgttattatcCTGTATCTGTTTCTTGTCTAAAACTGTTTCAGACCAAGATTGTAGGGTTTGCTTCTGCAAGAACACCTGTATGTGAAAATCTTTGTTTCTAATTATTTGTGTAGTGGCTCGTTGTCGGGTTCAGTACTAACTCAACACATAACAGATGTTAAATGATTAATGCTTTTCCGCACTGACTTTTTCATTTTATGATTTGTTTAAAATTATTCTAAAAGTAAGTTTTGTGGgtcatatgtttaaaaaaaaaaggtccaaaAACACTATTATCAAGTtcccataaaaatatatatgcccCATGGAAATGTTCACCTCCCTAGCACTAGCACTATTGGTAGGCACTTTAGTGGTTTTGTGCTCAGTAATCTGATGTAGCAACATAATTGACAAAATTATTATGTATTGCAAAACACCGTTTCTAAAACTTCTAATAAAAGCTTACTTCTTGTAGATTAAAGATGATCATGTATAATAATATGTTAATGTCTTGCCAGGTATTAGACAATAACTATACACAAAGAGCAGCCCGTAAGGTTTGCCACTCTTTCAAAGGTAGAAGTGGAACTGTTAGTTAATGTACTGTTTTAGGTCAATAGTCGGTGGACAATGTAATCTCAACTCTGCTTCTATAATCCTCTACATCACAAAATAACACAATTCAAGCATCCCATACACAAACATTATCTCAGCATATCCTTGGTCAGCACAGGTTCTAAGTGCTTGTCTTTCtcaaacatcaaaaaaaaaaaatggcattggCAATGAGCATCTTAGAAAGCAAAGAGATGCTGAGGATTTAATGGGCATGGGGACTTCTGCTCCCTGGAGGAGGGTCCTTCCATGATAACTCACTTTCACTGGAGAGTGCAGGTTTGAGCactaatgcaattcagtaaacaaacacattgaACAAAAATAATGTCTTTagatttataataataacaatcccCTTTAGTATGCTGCAGTGAATTAAGTGAAAGACAATGCCTGCTGCTGAgggcattattgctcagagaatCCATTCCTACTGTAATCGAGTGTAAAAGCTAAAATAACCCTTTACAGTTAACTTGTAAAATTCCTGTTGCAGATGTTCCTTTGACAAAGCATgttaagaaaatgtatatttcagatggaaaatattttttttttctccttcaggGTGTAGCATGTATTTAAGTTGTACCTACCCCTTCAAGTGGAATGATCGATATAAAAGAGCTGATGTGGCACATTTTTACACCTCTGAGTCCAGCGGTGTAACAGAATGCGGCAAGTGTAAATTACAGCCTATTAATCTTTTAAGTATgggtttttatgatttttttttttttttttttttttttttttatttggaccCCATTGGTCAGTTCAAGGAAATTACAGGAGCCAATCTCCTTGCTGCTAACAGCATGCGTTTCCCATGtgatgcaccttttgtttttaattaacaaagtGCCATTTAAGATGCTGCTGCCCCTGGAGTCTAAACAGAAGTTCTGAGAAGAGTACACAGACGGTGTACAGGGCTTCCTGCAGTAGACCTCACACCATACTCACCTGAAGGGCCACTGGCTGTTAGTGATTCAC
The DNA window shown above is from Acipenser ruthenus chromosome 17, fAciRut3.2 maternal haplotype, whole genome shotgun sequence and carries:
- the LOC117422869 gene encoding COP9 signalosome complex subunit 9-like, encoding MKPAVDEMFPEGAGPYVDLDEAGGSSGLLMDLAANEKAVHADFFNDFEDLFDDDDTQ